TTCGGCAAACTGTGCTATAGTTCACCGCCATGTTAATCGAACTTTCCATCTATCTGCTGACCGGGGTCATCGCCGGCTTTTTCGCCGGACTGCTTGGCATCGGCGGCGGCTTGATCATCGTGCCGGTGCTGACCACGGCGTTTGTGTATTTTCTGCACACGCCTCATTTGGTGCACTTGGCCATCGGCACCTCGATGGCGACTATTCTGGTCACGGCCGTGGCGTCGATTCGTGCCCACCAAAAGCACGACGCCATCCGCTGGGACATTGTCAAAACCCTCACGCCGGGCATTTTACTGGGCGGTTTATTCGGCGGCTGGGTGTCACAATTTTTCAATGCCAATACCCTCGCACAGATTTTCGCCGTCATCGAACTGGTCATCGCCATTAAAATGCTAACGGACGCTCAACCGAATCCGCACCGCGAATTGCCGGGGCTGGCGGCGCGTTCGGTGGCCGGGACGTTTATCGGGGCCATTTCCTCGCTGGTCGGCATCGGCGGCGGCGCACTGAACACACCCTATATGGTGTGGCATAACGTGTCGGTCCGTCAGGCCATCGCCACCTCGGCCGCCTGCAGCCTGCCGGTCGCGACGGCGGGCACTTTAGGCTTCCTCATCGGCGGCTGGAATGCCACCGATTTGCCCGCTTACGCCACCGGTTACATCTACTGGCCGGCCTTTTTCGGCATCGTCGTCGCCAGCTTCTTTGTCGCACCCATCGGCGCCGCCTTAACCCACCGTCTGCCGGTCAAGCTTTTGAAACGCGTCTTCGGCATCCTACTGATCATCCTCGCAATCAAAATGTTCTGG
The nucleotide sequence above comes from Hydrogenovibrio thermophilus. Encoded proteins:
- a CDS encoding sulfite exporter TauE/SafE family protein; translated protein: MLIELSIYLLTGVIAGFFAGLLGIGGGLIIVPVLTTAFVYFLHTPHLVHLAIGTSMATILVTAVASIRAHQKHDAIRWDIVKTLTPGILLGGLFGGWVSQFFNANTLAQIFAVIELVIAIKMLTDAQPNPHRELPGLAARSVAGTFIGAISSLVGIGGGALNTPYMVWHNVSVRQAIATSAACSLPVATAGTLGFLIGGWNATDLPAYATGYIYWPAFFGIVVASFFVAPIGAALTHRLPVKLLKRVFGILLIILAIKMFWF